The DNA segment CTTTTGAGGATGTTCGGGTGTTTTCCTCTTTATCGGTAACGTTGAATCTAACCGCGGGAGCTGCCATCTTGCCATTCTGTTGACAAAAAGCAGCTACCTCATTGGTGTAGAACGATCACGTGTCGAAAAGTGCCAGCACTCGCGACCAAGATCCTATTACGCTCTGAAGAAACTAGTTCGGCATAAAACATAGACGCACCAAAAATTGACTGGAAAGTGAGCgacaaacttttttttggtAGCTAAGAACAACTCGTTCTTTTTTACAAACTAAATATTGTGTAGATGCACGCCTGTGGAGCGTGATTCATTTTCTAAAGGACTTTTCGTGCTTCACATTGCGGCCTAAAAACACCAGCATCATCCaatcgggggagggagggtctcTCATAAATACAGTGGGGATTCCCTTGATTTCAATTTGACGTCAAGACAGAGTTTCGTTTTCGGTTGGACGTCCACGTCAGGTGCAGACCATCTCACGGGCCCCCTCGTTCTGCAAGGGCGTTGTACCCGCAGCTTTGTAGGTGAGTTGCGTGTTACTCCGGGTTTTATTGTAATATGAGAGAGCCATGTTTACGCTGCCATTTTGGCTTTTTGACTAGTGTAAGGTGGCCGCCTCTGTACTCCTCAgttgggggaaggtgggggccTGGGGAGCCAGCACCTACCAACAACAGACAGTCCAATTCTTTCAGTGGAGGCGGATGGATTTCCCTTTTTCACTATACCTCTCAGGTCACCCGTCGGGGTACAGAGGTCTGGGTGGGTGGGTTGTGTGGATTGAGTAGGAGATGGATAGTAACACTGAACAACAAGACAAATGCACATATGGgtgaaacaagaacaaagacaGCACATCAATGCTTGACCACAAACCAATCCTTAAGGTTTTACTAGAAGGTTTTGTACATCTTTTGTGCGGGTATGTCTGGTGGCAGAGCATTCCACAAGTGCCTTCACAGAGAATGCAGATTTTCTAAACAATTTTAAACTAtgtgaaataacacaatcaTCTTTTGAAGCAGATCTATTGagtctgctgctttgactgctttgTTTGATAAAATCGCGAAGCGGAGGCGGGGCCATACCCCCCCatgtaacatttttaaaaccagaCATGCATGAGTGAATTTAATTATGTTCTTCCAACTCAGGACATTATGTTTGAGGATATTGCAGTGATGgtgacttttgttttattaagtGTTTTTAGGGTTTGTTTATGGAGAATGTGAATATAGTTTAATGTTATGCTGCTGGCTTGTGCCCAGCTGGTTAAGCATTAGATCAGATGGGGGACCATCATtccattaaaataacattttgcagCCTGCATGGTTAAACAATGTTTTATAAATCTAAAATTTCAGAGATTAGATTTCCAGAcctttgtcaaatgttttacatGAATTTTTAGATTAGAATCAATAATAATATGTAATgcctaaatattttatttaaaacactaCATTTAGCCTTTCACCAGCAACGTAAACATCTAGCTATAGTGACACTTTGCAAGAGTATCCCCCACTCTGACACACCAGGTTCTTCGCTTTTCTTCAATACTTCGCCTTGCCACACTGGACCATCTCAAATGCAGTTTGATTTGAATTGGGGGATGCCCATACTTATGTCTGTTCCCTAAGAATGACCATGTTTTTGCATCCGTGTGCCAGTTTTGCATCCATTTGTTTAACCTTTTACCATTTTATTTTCTTGGGAGAGAGGGTTTGATGAAGAATAAGTCTTGATAAGTAAGTCTTCTCTCGAGAAGACGCTTCAACAGACAACGTAAGGACATTTGTGGGAATACAATTTCACCTGGACCACTAAGCCTTTTCACTGCGCCAGAATTCCATTCCTCCTACCACATATCAAGCCCATGCCTTGAGACCCAATGCTGTTGAACCAATCAAAATGGCTAACCGTACTGCTGCATTGAAGACTTGGTTGAACATGGCCATTCTTGCCTAGAGACCTAATGCTGTTAAACCATCCGGAATGGATAATCCCAACCCCTCTTCATGCCTAGAAAAAAGGTGCTAGAATCCAATCCCCCAAACCCTAACTCTGCAATCACCCACTCCTTATCTCTGCCTTTTCACTCCACAACGACTGTCCTACACTACATCTGCCTTCGAAGATTACCTTCTAAAATAAGTGGCCAGCCTAACAAGAAATCAAGAACCCATCCCATTTCATTTGTGCGGTCAAAGTTTATGTGGCATGTAAAACTGACGTGCCCTGGCCTGTATCTTGCCTTTCATCTCGATTGTACGTAAATATATGGAAATAAGATGTCACCCTAACAAATCAAAATTCATACAGTATATGAGGAAATGTGAAGCTTTATGAATTGCAATTAAAATTATTCAGTTATTCAGTTGTAATAATAGACATTATTCGGTTGTTTTTAAGTTGAAAACCTTaaatttgttgacattttaaggCACACAATGAAAaagctttaatatttaataagaaTCAACAGGGTTGAAGGTTTTCATGATGTATTTACATAATTTGAAGACATTCCTACACCTAAAAGCAATGCATTGTGAGTTGTTGTTTAGCATACAAGTGACAAAATATGCAAGTAgattatttctattttgtaCCAAAAACCATGTGATAGATGGCTATAtattttaaatcttaaaatctttgtaaaatataaatgtatccATTCAAATCTGTAATTGAAGCTGGTAATGAGCAAAAATTAAGAATACATTATCTTAATATAACATATCACACAGAAAGATATGGCAACCATTAAAACACTAACCATGGAGCAGCACATTCATGTGACTTCTATCTGTCTGTGTACTTAATCGTATAATAGGCTGACCGCTGATtctacatacacacataaaaaaaaactctggtTGATTACAAAGCGAAATAATGGttatttttgtttacttttccATCCATCGGCAAACCCACCGGGCGGAGTcgaaacccaggaccttcttgctgtgaggcgacagtggtaaccaccacaccactgtgtCACCCCTTGTTTACTTTtgctaaatgttttttctcaaaTAGGGGACAATCTTTGACCGATAAAATATGCTCATGTTAGAAGAGAATATAAAACGTTTTTGTAAATCAACCATACAATGAGATTGCATATGTGAACACatgttggggggggcggggggggggggggggggttgttaaagAAATAAGTGCATACATCAATGTATGCAATGtatgcatttatttcatttattttcaacaaaaatacacatttgtatATTGCAGTTAAACTTCATAAGAGGGGTTCTCTTGAAGAAAAAGAGAATTGCCGGTCTTCATGCTAGTCATTTTCTTTAATGGTACCACCTTTTCTGAGTCAGTTTGCACTATGTGAAGATGTGGATACATGCCAGAATAGAAAGACATGACACTCAATATTTTAAAGACCATTAGCTGCATGATTAAGTTAGGATATTAGGTCTCTGAAGTGAGAAtggtcattatttattttatgtatctGTCTCTTTTCAGTATCTAAATATTATGTAATTGCAATATTACAATTGCAGTCCCCTCTAAAATATTAACGGTAAAcctgaaatgtgtaaataaaatcacaaaatatAATTCAATGAAATTAAATATCTACAGGATTATGTTCAGCATATAAGTGACAGTATTAGTTACACTCCAGAGCCAGACTTTAGCAATGGCAACTATCAGTTATGACCATTATTTACCAGCAGGATTCCAGATGAGTTTAAgatcaagaaaaaacattttgattgaaCCATCTTTTCCATCTCTTGCCAAATGAAGGTTATGAGCTTATTGGTCATTTAATCATAATCATTAGTCCATGTGTTGAGTTCAGTATCAGGTCTAATGgtttgagaggaaaacacatgagctgtgcattCCATCACAGCACTCAAGGACATAGCATGCACCTCGTATGAATATATTAGCTGACTGTTGTTTCAGCGGGCCCCTCCAACTGCAGAACATTAAAAGCAGCCAGCAAGTTGTTTTGGATTGTTAAAATGGTGAATATATGTTCCAGAATACAATGTTCCCTTAAGCCCACTAAATAGAAAGGCACCATTGATATTTTTCTGCACTGGAATATACGTCATTCGTTGCTACATACTAGTGTATGGCACTTTATCTACTTGACATGaacacatttgtacattttttttttataaaactttATTTACTACATCACTAAAATAAAAGTTCCATCTATCTTTAAAAGTCTTTATAAAGCAAATTGTTTATAGAAAATAGGGTTTAGTAGTGACTTCATTTTTTCCGCCCTGAACATAAAGGATTCTCAGCATTTTCTTTTGACTTTACAAAGCAATTGGATCGTGTTTGGCGGTGGAACTGGATGACTTTTCTTGCGCGTCATTAGTTGGTGATGCTGGGTTAGTCCTGCTGCTGTCTATGACTTTGAGCAGCAGGGTCGTAGTGTGTTTCCTCTGACACTCCTCTTTTTCGTTCACTAGCATGTTGTCACCCACATTATGCTCATGGCCATTGGGGATTTTTtcggggctgctgttgttgatgttgttgtttgtattttgcAGCTTCTCAGGTAATGCTGAGAACATATGGCTGCTAACCGTGTTGTCATATTCACCTATGTAGTAACCATTCTCCATTGTAAACAGTGGACTAGGTGGTAAGCTATGTGTCACATGGCCGTGGTTGTAGTGGGCAGAGGTCCTCTTCTGCTCATCTCTGCTCATAGACTTGCATGGCTGACATGTGTTGGACAACAGCAGGGGGCGCTCCTCCTCACCAGAGGGGCTTAAAGCCAGGGAAGGGACAGAGATTGCAAGGCTGGAAAGGGGGGCAGACATCTCTGATGGAGGAGATCCTGGAGTTGCAGGAGAGGTCTGGGATACAAGACACACCTGAGTCTTGGTTGTCATGGCAGGGACACACCTACAACAGagttacaattacattttttaacacattttctaatatatatctatgttatatatatatatatatagagctaTACAGCGCCGCCCCCGACTCCGCCAGTTCCAGCCCCCCCGACGCTTGCTCTCGACACGCCCGATTCTGATCCCCCGACTTTTGACGCCGACAATTGCGTCTACCGAGACCTGTTGCCGTATCCCCCGCGCCCAGTTCCACAAAACCTGCCGCCGATGCCTCCGAACCCGGCTCCCATGTCGTCAGTGTCCGGTTCCTGTCCGCTAGCATGGCCGACCACGGATATTCACTGGGTGTCTGACTGCTGTCTTGGCCGCCTACCGGGAGATACCCGCCCCCACTGACCCACTCAGTGATGGTGTGCATCTGGGTTCTCCAATATACGACAGGGTGCCGGAAGTAGAACTCAAACGCAGACATTGCAAGTTCAAATAGTAGGCAAtacagatggaggaggaaggggagaacTAATTTAGTTAATCTTTTGCACACTAGGCTGTTTTACGTGCGCCAAAATGGCATGCCCATGATAAAAAAATTAATGTGGATTtactttgtctatttggacattttttttctttcatgatAAAGTGGAGCCCCTGTGAGTGTTGCGATGTTATAAAAGCAGTTTATGTTACTGGTGAATGATATCAATATAACACACCCTGAATTTTGAGAATAGCTTGAAATAAAATCAGTAACACGAGATAGTAGCCTAAAACCCGATCTAAGCGCAGTGTTTCGACAGTAAACATGTAAAGTTTCAAGAGAGGCTGTAGTGCAGGCCTCGCGGCACAGAAAAGCAGGACTTGAAATTCGATTTTCGAATACCGGCTCTGGTTGGCCGACTTTTTTTTATCGTTTGATCCTATTGGATCTGCATAGAATGACGAGAAATGGAACTCCCATAGACACTCAGAAGCCAAAACGGTAAGAGCGTAATATGATACTCGACTGTGACGTCTGACTTCCCAAACCCTCGCCAACCCCTAAAACCTGCACAAAAGGCTCTGAAACTGAATGTGGTGTGCTTAGAAAGGATGAGGCTTGTATTGCAGTGGAATAAAATGGGATAAAATTCCAATTGAGATTGGCCACATTCATGATTCATACCCTGGGTTGGCTTAGGGGGACTTTTGCTTGTACTTCGGCATGGTTTGTCTAAGAGAAAACAGCCTCAAGGTGTAACAGGTTTTAATGTATGTAACGTTTTATTAATTacgctttttttgtgtgttgcaaGTAAACCCTTATTACCCCACAATATCAATTCGTCATGAGATGACTGCTGAAGGGCTCTGATCAAATGTCTGTGTCTGAAGAGTTGGACTGATAACATTTTGGTTCCAGCCACCAAACATGGGACGGGGAAGTGCATCTGCttaaaacaaagtcaaatttaCCAAAAGTGCAAAATATGTTTTAAGTTATTCCTTACCTCTTACTTGGGATGTCGCTGAATGCGGTAGGTCCATGCACCATTAAAGCCTTTTTGCTTGTGGAGAGGTTAGTTTCAGTATTCCCCTCACCTCCATGCTGTAGAGTTGTCTCATTACAATGCTATAAAAATAGAAGCACAAACACATTGACAATTGACTTAATTGAACAGATTAAACAGGTTTTGACCATTTTTATTTGATAGCAACAAGTAACAGCATACATCGATGAGCTGCAAATCTTGAAGAGGCAAGTTAGAATCCTGACATCCTCTAGCTGAGTCCGTTAGGTTGGGGCCGATACCAGTATTGGTATTTTTGGTCCTCTTCTTTCTCAGGCTCTGCTTCAGGTGGTCATGGAGctttctcctctgctttctGTTTGTGAAGAAACACGAGACAGCAAAGTTTaaaatgctgtttaaaaaatacatttacccCAATTTCACATGTCCCAGTGCAACGCTAGActgaattaaaacatttgaatatttaaattcGACTACTTGGCTGTGGAGTATATGTCTCAAAATGGTCACAAACGTTTTTTCATGATCTTCGAACAAGGTAATGTATGTAAGAGTAactaaattaataataattagtaaCTAAATAAATAGTGTGACACAATTGTATATCTTACTTTTTGTTTGTAGATCATGTACTACGCAGTTGTCAGACTAAtttcacacattacattacattacaggtcatttagctgacgcttttatccaaagcgacttagatTACACtataaacccatggcttttacattgttgttgcccagggagcaattagtggttaggtgtcttgctcagggacacttcgacttgagacatggggcagccgggactcgaaccaccaaccttgcagttcccagtggacccgctctaccccctgcgccatgacgacccTTTACACCATACATGGCTACTCCCAAAAAAATTtggggtattttttttaaagaatcttccccattgtaatgtttttttattcaagttTAAACCAAGACATCTGAGCATGAAGACTGACTAAGAAAATATTAGCGTATGCATCATAACAATATCTTTATCTAGTGGAATGATGACGATTTCAGTTTTTGTAAATGTCTGAAAATTTGTGATACTGTAAGTGCAGTCAGTCAGTTAATCACTCAATAACTCATTCACTTAAAAGTTGAGGTTGCGGAACTTTTGCTATTTCTGTTGTGACTCGTGTGGGATATTCTCCCTAACTTATTTTGAAAGACCGCTCATTTAGGATATTTAGGAACTTGAGGGACTATTGGGTAATAAAGGAAAATGGTTGAGTGTACCTTAAAGTCattaatgaaatatgaaaatgtgACATGAATTACTTAGTTTTGCAGTAGGCAACCACACACATGATTCCAACGACTAGGAGTGCAATGCAGATTCCTGTTATTGTTAAAATGCGTTTCTGATACAGCTCCTCAGCTTCTGAAAAAGAGGACAATACAATTTTAAAACTTTAGGTGTAAAAAACAGACACATACATTAAGCCCATTCCAGCCATGAACTCACAATAAGAAAATACTATGCCAGGATGTTTTTACTCCAATCAACAGTCCAAAGGCTTCCATCTATTAGAAGTAATTTCAGTGTTCCCCCTACCATTATATCAGGTCCGCCCCTCTAAGAAAGTCTGGAATTTCCACGCACGGTAGTTCCACCCTGACACAGGGCGCACAGGGAAACATTGAATTTTCTTCTATAGACATGATTGAAGTCCAATCCAGACCCATTAGCAGTGCAGCCAATACACTGCCCTAGGTTTATGCAGATGCATTTGTATCCGTGTAGTAAACTAATAGGCAgcacacaaatgtaaaaaatatgtttgttgtCATTTAGAAACCATTGCTTCCTTTATATAATGGTGTAAATTATTAAGAAAACAAATTATAGGGGATCttcatcaaaatgtttcatttttatgtGTTGTATCATTGTGGTTGAATTAATTTCTAACTTTGTGCAGGAGCAATGCGAGGTAGTCCAAGACAGACAGGGTCGGCAACGGGGAATCAGTCTAAGAATTGTTGTTAGTAAGGTCTGGCATAAATACAGAGAATGATGTGGCAGTGAGTGAGCTATTGTGGTTTAAATACTGAAGGGAGTGAGTAGGGTAGATAGTGAGATTGAGCGGATGAGGTGGAGGTGACTACCAAGTGCACTGAATTAACAGATTGGGTGAGTGAGAGGCGGGAAAgacagagttgtagagacagaGCTGTGAAAGTCATGAAGGCTATTTAAGCAGATCTGCACCTTTCTGTGCGTTCCGTTTATCTTTGCTATGTTGTCAAATCAAAAGCTCAAATACACACTTTTTATGAAtgagtttacattttttaatgttaatttaTCTCTGTTGGATCCCGTTTGTCACCAACTTTATTTTATCAGGTAAATATAGtttatagttttgttttttactaaaTTGTATTCATCTTACTTGTGATTTTTCTGTAATGTTTGTATGgttcaaatatttgaaaaaaaaagaaaaatatatatttttaaaaggggTATTTGCATATTACTTACGTGGtatttttaaatacactttCACAACACAAATGATGACAAATAATAAACTGCCTATCAGTGATGATATCAGTGTTTGCAGCATCATTTAAGAATACATTGCAATTCACTTTAACTAAATTTTGTTATTGAAAGACCACCATTTTGAGAAATGGATTGATCGCAGCATGGTGTTAATGTTCCAGATTTAGACAAAAGTAAattgtcttctttcttttggCCAGTTGATATTATACACTCAATTTCTTGTACACAATTGAACAGACATAACATGACTCTAAACCTGTGATGAAGAGCGAGAACTTGGAAACGTCTTCTGACCACTAAAAGCACTATACAGTACAACAttcactcaaacaaacacattcatatgCTGATGGTAAAGGGAGCCATGCAAGGTGCCATCTGCCCATCAGTAATCTATTTCACCCATCCATCGTTTAGTATTCTGCCATTTTGAATGGGGAATAGGAATAAGGAACAGTTGTATTGAAGTGCTAATATTCCAATTTGATAATGATCGAAATTACCTTTGAGCCACAGCCGCCTCTCATCAGTTCATACTATTTCAGTTGCTTTAAGCATTTAATTATAACCCTGGGCACTGATCCTGGGCAAGATTTGGTATTTGACGAGCTGGGAGTGAGACCATGTTGTGGGAACAGGAAGGCAGATGGAAGGATATGGGTAAAGTTAGAAGGATAGTGATGCTACTCTATTGTGTCATGCTGAACACTGGCAACAGAAGATGCAGGAATGGATAGCTGAAGGAGTGTGAAAGTGCAGTGTTAGAAATACACAGGCTCTTTGGCTTTTATTATTTAGCATTATTCAGCAGCATTTGGACTGTTTACCAGAATCAAGACACGGGGGACTTGTGATGTCAAATTGATAGCATCACAATGCTTTGTCTTAAATGATGTTGCTgtaatttaatttttatttgtGCTAATGGTCAAGGCTGTATGATCCATTCACCTGGCAAGAGGAAAATAGAAAGTAGACGGTATTAGCTTGCCGTTTTATACCTACAAACTAGGAGGAAGGAGTAATCCATACCCATATATTCAATCCCAAGATGTTCTGTCAGTGCAGAGgagtgacaaaaaaagaatatttgatTTTTCAGATGAGATGGTGATAATTGTAgttttcacagtaaaaaaaaaaaaatcaggcagGTTTAGCGATGGATTCAgtcaggacaaacacattatgcacTTAAGACTTTATGTGAAGTTATATGAACATTAAGTATCTCAAATCTAGTCTAAAGCTACAGGAAATAATCAATATCTAAAAATCAACAGAAATGATTACAAACCTTTCTTAAAGACCAGTGTGGTATGTCTATTGCTATTAGATGCTAATAAATCAGGACGACAACTCCTCGTGGCGTATGTTGCTGTCAATCAATGTCAACCAACTCAATCATAATATACCAAAcatcaaaaatgtaaacaaccCAATAAATGACAAAGCTTTCTAATTCACTGTGTCATTCCAAGTCAAAAGAGTTGATATTGGACAACTTCAATCATTTAGCATTTTGCATCCAATGCCAGCCTTCTCAATGGTTATCACATTATTGCATGTCAATTGCAGGAATCTACTTATTTTTAACCCAACCAGGATTGTAAACCAGACAGAATGTTTTTTGCCTAAACGCAGGACTAGATAACGAGTGGCAAGGAGTCTGAtatggcaagacagccttaaaacatataagaaggttCTCCGTAACGCATTAAtcgagaaaaataaaaataactccaggtttctcttcagcactgtaaccagactgacagagagtcgcagctctgttgagccgtgtattcctttggacctcactagtaacgacttcatgaatttattcaatgataagattctgactatcaaagagaaaattgatggtctcctgccttcaatcagtgccgacctgtcctcagatGTAGGAATCCACCTTGATCAACAGACTTCTTTAATTttgaagtctaaatcttctacttgtctcttggatccgattccgaccaagctgcttaaggaagtttttcctttagttagcacgtctttattagatattatgaatctttcttgttgacaggacatgtaccccagtccttcaaggtagctgtaattaaacctcttcttaagaaacctactcttgctccagaggtgttggctaactacagacctatctctaatcttcccttcctctctaagatccttgagaaatccatcGCAAATCAactatgtgactttctacaaaacaatgctttgttcgaggatttacagtcaggattttgagtgcatcatagcacagaaacagcactggtgaaaattacgaatgatcctctacttgcatcggaccaaggactcttttcttgtcttgctggaccccagtgccgcatttgatactaTAGACCATTGTAttctgttgcagagactagaacatttgattggtatcaaaggaactgcactcagctggtttaaatcctacgtatcggatcaatcccagtttgtgcttgtaaacggtgactcctcaaagaccaccaatgttggtcacggagtcccacaaggttctgtacttggaccgattttatttaccctctatatgcttcctctgggcgatcttatcaggaaacaccgcataaactttcattgttatgcagacgatatccgtcgatcaaaccagaagagaccgaccagctagttagacttcaagaatgtcttggagacatcaaaacttggataaccggcaacttcctg comes from the Gasterosteus aculeatus chromosome 14, fGasAcu3.hap1.1, whole genome shotgun sequence genome and includes:
- the nrg1 gene encoding pro-neuregulin-1, membrane-bound isoform isoform X3, giving the protein MTEGMEDFSAGPANLAGSVTPTRSTVDTGQVPEEKPKETAAAGQESGEESIEGGGGGGDGEHLGALGIVAVPGSCCVCMEMEQINNCLHSEKICILPILACLLSLALCTAGLKWVFVDKIFQYEPPTHLDPKRIGQDPIIISVSPTLGLTMSIPHSSPSFVSLTTAITPGRPDDLREKKSTQGPYMPQSPRLTLSDPSVTLKYNAERPTIQKQTPHPQTSQELNDIIIPTISATSSTTTAKTSSHVTRCSHRQRNYCVNGGECFTLEITPGSTKFLCRCPNEFTGDRCQNYVMASFYKAEELYQKRILTITGICIALLVVGIMCVVAYCKTKKQRRKLHDHLKQSLRKKRTKNTNTGIGPNLTDSARGCQDSNLPLQDLQLIDHCNETTLQHGGEGNTETNLSTSKKALMVHGPTAFSDIPSKRCVPAMTTKTQVCLVSQTSPATPGSPPSEMSAPLSSLAISVPSLALSPSGEEERPLLLSNTCQPCKSMSRDEQKRTSAHYNHGHVTHSLPPSPLFTMENGYYIGEYDNTVSSHMFSALPEKLQNTNNNINNSSPEKIPNGHEHNVGDNMLVNEKEECQRKHTTTLLLKVIDSSRTNPASPTNDAQEKSSSSTAKHDPIAL
- the nrg1 gene encoding pro-neuregulin-1, membrane-bound isoform isoform X1, whose translation is MTEGMEDFSAGPANLAGSVTPTRSTVDTGQVPEEKPKETAAAGQESGEESIEGGGGGGDGEHLGALGIVAVPGSCCVCMEMEQINNCLHSEKICILPILACLLSLALCTAGLKWVFVDKIFQYEPPTHLDPKRIGQDPIIISVSPTLGLTMSIPHSSPSFVSLTTAITPGRPDDLREKKSTQGPYMPQSPRLTLSDPSVTLKYNAERPTIQKQTPHPQTSQELNDIIIPTISATSSTTTAKTSSHVTRCSHRQRNYCVNGGECFTLEITPGSTKFLCRCPNEFTGDRCQNYVMASFYKHLGIEYMEAEELYQKRILTITGICIALLVVGIMCVVAYCKTKKQRRKLHDHLKQSLRKKRTKNTNTGIGPNLTDSARGCQDSNLPLQDLQLIDHCNETTLQHGGEGNTETNLSTSKKALMVHGPTAFSDIPSKRCVPAMTTKTQVCLVSQTSPATPGSPPSEMSAPLSSLAISVPSLALSPSGEEERPLLLSNTCQPCKSMSRDEQKRTSAHYNHGHVTHSLPPSPLFTMENGYYIGEYDNTVSSHMFSALPEKLQNTNNNINNSSPEKIPNGHEHNVGDNMLVNEKEECQRKHTTTLLLKVIDSSRTNPASPTNDAQEKSSSSTAKHDPIAL
- the nrg1 gene encoding pro-neuregulin-1, membrane-bound isoform isoform X4, which produces MTEGMEDFSAGPANLAGSVTPTRSTVDTGQVPEEKPKETAAAGQESGEESIEGGGGGGDGEHLGALGIVAVPGSCCVCMEMEQINNCLHSEKICILPILACLLSLALCTAGLKWVFVDKIFQYEPPTHLDPKRIGQDPIIISVSPTLGLTMSIPHSSPSFVSLTTAITPGRPDDLREKKSTQGPYMPQSPRLTLSDPSVTLKYNAERPTIQKQTPHPQTSQELNDIIIPTISATSSTTTAKTSSHVTRCSHRQRNYCVNGGECFTLEITPGSTKFLCRCPNEFTGDRCQNYVMASFYTEELYQKRILTITGICIALLVVGIMCVVAYCKTKKQRRKLHDHLKQSLRKKRTKNTNTGIGPNLTDSARGCQDSNLPLQDLQLIDHCNETTLQHGGEGNTETNLSTSKKALMVHGPTAFSDIPSKRCVPAMTTKTQVCLVSQTSPATPGSPPSEMSAPLSSLAISVPSLALSPSGEEERPLLLSNTCQPCKSMSRDEQKRTSAHYNHGHVTHSLPPSPLFTMENGYYIGEYDNTVSSHMFSALPEKLQNTNNNINNSSPEKIPNGHEHNVGDNMLVNEKEECQRKHTTTLLLKVIDSSRTNPASPTNDAQEKSSSSTAKHDPIAL
- the nrg1 gene encoding pro-neuregulin-1, membrane-bound isoform isoform X5: MTEGMEDFSAGPANLAGSVTPTRSTVDTGQVPEEKPKETAAAGQESGEESIEGGGGGGDGEHLGALGIVAVPGSCCVCMEMEQINNCLHSEKICILPILACLLSLALCTAGLKWVFVDKIFQYEPPTHLDPKRIGQDPIIISVSPTLGLTMSIPHSSPSFVSLTTAITPGRPDDLREKKSTQGPYMPQSPRLTLSDPSVTLKYNAERPTIQKQTPHPQTSQELNDIIIPTISATSSTTTAKTSSHVTRCSHRQRNYCVNGGECFTLEITPGSTKFLCRKQRRKLHDHLKQSLRKKRTKNTNTGIGPNLTDSARGCQDSNLPLQDLQLIDHCNETTLQHGGEGNTETNLSTSKKALMVHGPTAFSDIPSKRCVPAMTTKTQVCLVSQTSPATPGSPPSEMSAPLSSLAISVPSLALSPSGEEERPLLLSNTCQPCKSMSRDEQKRTSAHYNHGHVTHSLPPSPLFTMENGYYIGEYDNTVSSHMFSALPEKLQNTNNNINNSSPEKIPNGHEHNVGDNMLVNEKEECQRKHTTTLLLKVIDSSRTNPASPTNDAQEKSSSSTAKHDPIAL
- the nrg1 gene encoding pro-neuregulin-1, membrane-bound isoform isoform X2, with the protein product MTEGMEDFSAGPANLAGSVTPTRSTVDTGQVPEEKPKETAAAGQESGEESIEGGGGGGDGEHLGALGIVAVPGSCCVCMEMEQINNCLHSEKICILPILACLLSLALCTAGLKWVFVDKIFQYEPPTHLDPKRIGQDPIIISVSPTLGLTMSIPHSSPSFVSLTTAITPGRPDDLREKKSTQGPYMPQSPRLTLSDPSVTLKYNAERPTIQKQTPHPQTSQELNDIIIPTISATSSTTTAKTSSHVTRCSHRQRNYCVNGGECFTLEITPGSTKFLCRCLAGFTGHRCEQAVLKKVSDPKQAEELYQKRILTITGICIALLVVGIMCVVAYCKTKKQRRKLHDHLKQSLRKKRTKNTNTGIGPNLTDSARGCQDSNLPLQDLQLIDHCNETTLQHGGEGNTETNLSTSKKALMVHGPTAFSDIPSKRCVPAMTTKTQVCLVSQTSPATPGSPPSEMSAPLSSLAISVPSLALSPSGEEERPLLLSNTCQPCKSMSRDEQKRTSAHYNHGHVTHSLPPSPLFTMENGYYIGEYDNTVSSHMFSALPEKLQNTNNNINNSSPEKIPNGHEHNVGDNMLVNEKEECQRKHTTTLLLKVIDSSRTNPASPTNDAQEKSSSSTAKHDPIAL